A genomic region of Candidatus Dormiibacterota bacterium contains the following coding sequences:
- a CDS encoding sigma 54-interacting transcriptional regulator, with product MEPKLAAVAGPRQGTVISLGAVRTGVGRDATNEICLQSMWVSRRHCVFERQGAGVTVTDLGSHNGTFVNGVPVKERPLLHGDQVRIGDSIFLVLLLENEPVPAGAPVELKEQGMVTGSTIELSRTAASRSPAASSPSSGRVERDLSALLRINTAINSIQGVQALERALLESLFEVVPAERGAVLLAGRGSDEIASTFGLEKDAGPVQGIRVSRTIVLRVLRERVSILCNDVRDSDDFGASQSLLGADVHSVLAVPLSFGARPLGVVYLDTSRPKIRFDEGHLELLTAVAGIASVALENARQIEWLEGENRRLRQDAEVSHNMVGEGSAMAAVLGFVAKAAPTDSTVLITGESGTGKELVARALHQNSPRAARPFVAINCAALAETLLESEMFGHERGAFTGAVLQKKGKIEVADGGTLFLDEVGELAPALQAKLLRVLQEHVFERVGGTRPIKVDVRLITATNRDLKEMTRTGGFREDLFYRINVVALEMPTLRARREDIPLLARYFASKYGERCNRRIAGISGGALDCLMRYEWPGNVRELENAIERAVVLGSGEMIRPEDLPESVLEAGPPGGPPVTRYHESLQETKKQLIVKAFKEAGGNYVETARLLDVHPNYLHRLIRNMDLKGLLRK from the coding sequence ATGGAACCGAAACTCGCGGCTGTGGCGGGACCGCGGCAAGGCACGGTCATCTCCCTGGGCGCCGTCCGCACCGGCGTGGGGCGCGACGCCACGAACGAGATCTGCCTTCAAAGCATGTGGGTGTCCCGCCGGCACTGCGTCTTCGAGAGGCAGGGGGCGGGGGTGACCGTCACCGACCTGGGAAGCCACAACGGAACGTTCGTGAACGGCGTCCCTGTGAAGGAACGCCCCCTCCTGCACGGCGATCAGGTCCGCATCGGCGACTCCATCTTCCTCGTCCTCCTGCTGGAGAACGAGCCAGTCCCCGCGGGCGCCCCGGTGGAGCTGAAAGAGCAGGGGATGGTCACGGGGTCGACGATCGAGCTGTCGAGGACGGCCGCCTCGAGGAGTCCCGCGGCGTCCTCACCGTCGTCGGGACGGGTGGAGCGGGACCTGTCGGCGCTTCTGCGCATCAACACCGCGATCAACTCGATCCAGGGGGTGCAGGCGCTCGAACGCGCGCTCCTGGAGTCGCTCTTCGAGGTCGTCCCGGCCGAGCGCGGCGCCGTGCTCCTCGCCGGCAGGGGGTCGGACGAGATCGCCTCGACCTTCGGCCTGGAAAAGGACGCCGGTCCGGTCCAGGGCATCCGGGTCAGCCGGACCATCGTGCTGCGCGTCCTGCGCGAGCGGGTGTCGATCCTGTGCAACGACGTGCGCGACAGCGACGACTTCGGGGCGTCCCAGAGCCTCCTGGGGGCGGACGTCCACTCGGTGCTCGCCGTGCCGCTGTCGTTCGGCGCGAGGCCCCTCGGTGTCGTGTACCTCGACACGAGCCGCCCCAAGATACGTTTCGACGAGGGGCATCTCGAGCTCCTGACCGCGGTCGCGGGGATCGCCTCGGTGGCGCTCGAGAACGCGCGGCAGATCGAGTGGCTCGAGGGGGAGAACCGTCGCCTGCGGCAGGACGCCGAGGTGTCGCACAACATGGTGGGGGAGGGCTCCGCGATGGCCGCCGTGCTCGGATTCGTGGCCAAGGCGGCCCCCACCGATTCGACCGTCCTGATCACGGGCGAGAGCGGCACCGGCAAGGAGCTGGTCGCGCGTGCCCTCCATCAGAACAGCCCGCGGGCCGCCAGGCCCTTCGTCGCCATCAACTGCGCGGCCCTGGCGGAGACGCTCCTGGAGAGCGAGATGTTCGGCCACGAGCGCGGGGCGTTCACCGGGGCGGTCCTGCAGAAGAAGGGGAAGATCGAGGTCGCCGACGGGGGGACGCTGTTCCTGGACGAGGTGGGGGAGCTGGCCCCGGCGCTGCAGGCGAAGCTCCTGCGCGTCCTGCAGGAGCACGTCTTCGAGAGGGTGGGCGGAACCCGGCCGATCAAGGTGGACGTGCGTCTCATCACCGCCACCAACCGCGACCTGAAGGAGATGACCAGGACCGGAGGCTTTCGCGAGGACCTGTTCTACCGCATCAATGTCGTGGCGCTCGAGATGCCGACCCTGCGCGCGCGCCGGGAGGACATTCCGCTGCTGGCGCGCTACTTCGCGTCGAAGTACGGCGAGCGCTGCAACCGCAGGATCGCCGGGATCTCGGGCGGGGCGCTCGACTGCCTGATGCGCTACGAATGGCCCGGGAACGTGCGCGAGCTGGAGAATGCCATCGAGCGCGCCGTGGTCCTGGGGTCGGGCGAAATGATCCGGCCGGAAGATCTGCCCGAGAGCGTCCTCGAGGCCGGGCCGCCGGGGGGGCCGCCCGTCACCCGGTACCACGAGTCTCTCCAGGAGACCAAGAAGCAGCTCATCGTGAAGGCGTTCAAGGAGGCGGGGGGCAACTACGTCGAGACCGCGCGCCTCCTGGACGTGCATCCCAACTACCTGCACCGCCTCATCCGGAACATGGACCTGAAGGGACTGCTCAGGAAGTAG
- a CDS encoding ABC transporter permease subunit, with protein MRFAAILLDTGRELLYRRTIIVYFGIVTLVLLFFLLALRTDVAGGVIASLSVAGMQGSTSPHGFRLGDDPDVAGMGGLTAETFVRYVQLGVAFLLFPLAILMSVFATASLVPRMLEKGAIDLLLSKPVTRPALLLSRYAGGLLTASLNLLYLTCGLAAILGLKTGVWNGGFVLSGLLMSLFFACLFAFMVLVGVLLRSTTVSIMITAALFFVSLLVRLPHANRDWPLLITSRVARFLAQATVETLYHALPQSYDFVRSTMTLIRHDGGVAWGSVLGSVASGAVALAAAVVYFSRKDY; from the coding sequence GTGAGGTTCGCCGCGATTCTTCTCGACACCGGGCGCGAGCTCCTGTACCGCCGGACGATCATCGTCTATTTCGGCATCGTCACGCTCGTCCTGCTGTTCTTCCTCCTCGCGCTCAGGACCGACGTCGCGGGCGGAGTCATCGCCTCGCTGTCGGTGGCGGGGATGCAGGGGAGCACGTCGCCGCACGGCTTCCGGCTGGGGGACGACCCGGACGTGGCGGGGATGGGCGGCCTGACGGCGGAGACGTTCGTGCGCTACGTGCAGCTCGGCGTGGCGTTCCTGCTGTTCCCGCTCGCCATCCTGATGTCGGTCTTCGCCACGGCGAGCCTGGTGCCGCGCATGCTCGAGAAGGGGGCGATCGATCTCCTGCTGTCGAAGCCGGTCACGCGACCGGCCCTGCTCCTGTCGCGCTATGCCGGGGGGCTTTTGACGGCATCGCTCAATCTTCTGTATCTCACCTGCGGCCTGGCGGCCATCCTGGGGCTCAAGACCGGAGTCTGGAACGGCGGCTTCGTCCTGTCCGGTCTCCTGATGTCCCTCTTCTTCGCCTGCCTCTTCGCCTTCATGGTGCTGGTCGGCGTTCTCCTGCGCTCCACCACGGTGTCGATCATGATCACGGCGGCCCTGTTCTTCGTGAGCCTCCTCGTCCGCCTTCCGCACGCCAACCGCGACTGGCCGCTCCTGATCACGTCGCGGGTGGCGCGTTTCCTGGCGCAGGCGACCGTGGAGACGCTGTACCATGCCCTGCCGCAGAGCTACGACTTCGTGCGGTCGACGATGACCCTCATCCGGCACGACGGGGGAGTCGCGTGGGGCTCTGTTCTCGGCTCGGTCGCGTCGGGTGCCGTGGCGCTGGCCGCCGCGGTCGTCTATTTTTCGCGCAAGGACTACTGA
- a CDS encoding ABC transporter ATP-binding protein has protein sequence MSLAKTYRAPFARAGVVALRGLDLTVPRGRTFGLLGPNGAGKTTLVKLLLAIAFPTSGRASVLGRPPGDVRAKERIGYLPENHRYPAHLTGEQLLHHFGRLSGLRGGERSRRVETLLRRVRMEEWRSVRVHKYSKGMMQRLGMAQAILNEPDLLILDEPTDGVDPIGRREIRDLLLEQRERGATIFLNSHLLSEVERLCDRVAILKEGVLLREGLVSDLTRPRSAWQIDLRPAAPGVLDAVLSSVPDLRPAAAGLELSGDVPALNRAIDALRSRGLEIVSVLPRRDSLEEVFVRVLEEGEPQ, from the coding sequence GTGTCCCTGGCCAAGACCTACCGCGCGCCGTTCGCGCGCGCCGGGGTCGTGGCGCTGCGCGGGCTCGACCTCACGGTCCCGCGCGGCCGCACGTTCGGTCTCCTGGGGCCGAACGGAGCCGGCAAGACCACTCTCGTCAAGCTGCTCCTGGCGATCGCCTTCCCGACCTCGGGCCGGGCGTCCGTCCTAGGCCGTCCCCCCGGCGACGTGCGTGCGAAGGAGCGCATCGGCTATTTGCCCGAGAACCACCGCTACCCCGCCCACCTGACGGGGGAGCAGCTCCTGCACCACTTCGGCCGACTGTCCGGTCTCAGGGGGGGCGAGCGCTCGCGGCGGGTCGAGACGCTGCTCCGGCGCGTGCGCATGGAGGAGTGGCGCTCCGTGCGCGTGCACAAGTACTCCAAGGGGATGATGCAGCGCCTGGGCATGGCCCAGGCGATCCTCAACGAGCCGGACCTGCTGATCCTGGACGAGCCGACCGACGGGGTCGACCCGATAGGACGGCGCGAGATCCGCGACCTCCTGCTGGAGCAGAGGGAGAGGGGCGCGACGATCTTCCTGAACTCGCACCTGCTGTCGGAGGTGGAGCGGCTGTGCGATCGGGTGGCCATCCTGAAGGAGGGAGTCCTCCTGCGCGAGGGACTGGTCTCCGACCTGACCCGGCCGCGGAGCGCCTGGCAGATCGACCTGCGTCCCGCGGCGCCGGGGGTCCTGGACGCCGTCCTGTCGAGCGTGCCGGATCTGCGGCCCGCGGCGGCCGGGCTGGAACTTTCGGGGGACGTTCCCGCGTTGAACCGGGCGATCGACGCGCTGCGGAGCCGCGGCCTCGAGATCGTCTCGGTCCTGCCCCGCAGGGACAGCCTCGAAGAGGTCTTCGTCCGTGTCCTCGAGGAAGGGGAGCCGCAGTGA
- a CDS encoding enoyl-ACP reductase, producing the protein MLLEGKKGLIVGVANKRSIAWSIAEALHREGMRLAFNYQGDRLEENVRSLAATLEGSVVHPCDVTRDDEIDGLFAKVKQDFGRLDALVHCVAFARKEDLDGECLATSREGFKTALDISAYSLVALAQRASSLMEGGGSILALTYLGSEKVVPGYNVMGVAKAALEASIRYLAHDLGKKNIRVNGISSGPISTLAARGVPGFTKMLSIVRERSPLPRNTEPAEVGDAALFLCSPLSRGITGEVIFVDNGYHIMGM; encoded by the coding sequence ATGCTCCTGGAAGGGAAGAAGGGTCTCATCGTCGGGGTCGCCAACAAGCGCAGCATCGCCTGGAGCATCGCCGAGGCCCTGCACCGCGAGGGGATGCGACTGGCGTTCAACTACCAGGGGGACCGCCTGGAGGAGAACGTGCGCTCCCTCGCCGCGACGCTCGAGGGGTCGGTCGTCCACCCCTGCGACGTCACCCGGGACGACGAGATCGACGGCCTGTTCGCGAAGGTGAAGCAGGATTTCGGCCGGCTCGACGCCCTGGTGCACTGCGTCGCGTTCGCCCGCAAGGAGGACCTCGACGGCGAGTGCCTGGCCACCTCGCGCGAGGGTTTCAAGACGGCGCTCGACATCAGCGCCTACTCCCTCGTGGCCCTGGCGCAGCGCGCCTCCTCCCTCATGGAAGGGGGGGGCAGCATCCTCGCCCTGACCTACCTCGGATCCGAGAAGGTCGTGCCGGGGTACAACGTCATGGGCGTGGCCAAGGCGGCTCTCGAGGCGAGCATCCGCTACCTGGCGCACGACCTCGGCAAGAAGAACATCCGCGTCAACGGCATTTCCTCCGGACCGATCAGCACTCTCGCGGCGCGCGGCGTGCCGGGATTCACCAAGATGCTGTCGATCGTGCGCGAGCGATCGCCGCTGCCGCGCAACACCGAGCCGGCCGAGGTGGGGGACGCGGCGCTGTTCCTCTGCTCCCCCCTGTCGCGCGGCATCACCGGCGAGGTGATCTTCGTGGACAACGGCTACCACATCATGGGGATGTAG
- the gabT gene encoding 4-aminobutyrate--2-oxoglutarate transaminase: protein MTKHIVLKTAIPGPRSQELLRARQAAVPRGPYNITPLFIARGEGAVLEDVDGNRYLDFAGGIGVLNTGHAPKSVVRAIQQQAEKYIHSCFHVTMNEPYIRLAEVMNRITPGSFQKKTFFANSGAEAVENAVKVARNFTRRSAIVCFEDAFHGRTLLAMSLTSKVHPYKDHFGPYAAEIHRMPFSYCYRCPWGKRYPGCNIECGTFLEDFFKRYVDPASVAALIVEPVMGEGGFIMPPQEYYPILVNICRKYDILVIADEVQTGFGRTGKMWACEHWGIEPDILIASKSIAAGLPLSSITGRAEIMDAPMEGSLGGTFGGNPVACAAALAVIETIEKQTLAERAARIGEKVRDRFEALWKKCPSVGNVRGVGAMRAIEFVKDRATKEPAKELVNRIVRLCYERGLIVIGAGTYGNVIRTLMPLVITEEQLEEGLDVLEGAIVEAAQSLQPAPIETRAPAPIGPRPGGEGVTGVV, encoded by the coding sequence ATGACGAAGCACATCGTCCTGAAGACCGCGATACCGGGTCCGCGCTCGCAGGAGCTTCTGAGGGCCCGCCAGGCCGCGGTGCCCCGCGGCCCCTACAACATCACGCCCCTGTTCATCGCCCGTGGCGAAGGGGCCGTGCTCGAGGACGTGGACGGCAACCGCTACCTCGACTTCGCCGGCGGCATCGGCGTGCTCAACACCGGCCACGCGCCGAAGAGCGTCGTCCGGGCGATCCAGCAGCAGGCCGAGAAATACATCCACTCCTGCTTCCATGTCACGATGAACGAGCCGTACATCAGGCTGGCCGAGGTCATGAACCGCATCACCCCCGGGTCGTTCCAGAAGAAGACCTTCTTCGCCAACTCCGGGGCCGAGGCGGTCGAGAACGCCGTCAAGGTGGCGCGCAACTTCACCCGCCGGTCCGCGATCGTCTGCTTCGAGGACGCCTTCCACGGTCGCACCCTCCTGGCCATGTCCCTGACCAGCAAGGTCCATCCTTATAAAGACCACTTCGGACCGTACGCCGCCGAGATCCACAGGATGCCCTTCTCCTACTGCTACCGCTGCCCGTGGGGGAAGCGCTACCCGGGGTGCAACATCGAGTGCGGCACGTTCCTGGAGGACTTCTTCAAGCGTTACGTCGATCCGGCCTCGGTCGCGGCCCTCATCGTCGAGCCGGTCATGGGGGAGGGGGGCTTCATCATGCCGCCCCAGGAGTACTACCCGATCCTGGTCAACATCTGCCGCAAGTACGACATCCTGGTGATCGCCGACGAGGTGCAGACCGGGTTCGGGCGCACGGGGAAGATGTGGGCCTGCGAGCACTGGGGGATCGAGCCGGACATCCTGATCGCGTCGAAATCGATCGCCGCGGGCCTGCCGTTGTCCTCGATCACCGGCCGGGCCGAGATCATGGACGCGCCGATGGAGGGGAGCCTCGGCGGCACCTTCGGCGGCAACCCCGTGGCCTGCGCGGCGGCCCTGGCGGTGATCGAGACGATCGAGAAGCAGACCCTCGCCGAGAGAGCGGCCCGGATCGGGGAGAAGGTCCGCGACCGGTTCGAGGCGCTGTGGAAGAAGTGCCCGTCCGTCGGCAACGTGCGCGGCGTCGGGGCGATGCGGGCGATCGAGTTCGTCAAGGACCGCGCCACGAAGGAGCCGGCGAAAGAGCTGGTGAACCGCATCGTGCGGCTGTGCTACGAGCGTGGTCTCATCGTCATCGGCGCGGGGACCTACGGCAACGTCATCCGGACGCTGATGCCCCTGGTGATCACCGAGGAGCAGCTGGAGGAGGGGCTCGACGTCCTGGAGGGGGCGATCGTGGAGGCGGCGCAGTCGCTGCAGCCCGCCCCGATCGAGACCCGGGCGCCGGCCCCGATCGGCCCCCGCCCGGGCGGCGAGGGGGTCACCGGAGTCGTCTGA
- a CDS encoding aldehyde dehydrogenase family protein, translated as MQRMWIDGQWTGSVSKKCFPIDNPATEEIIDEVPRANAQDADLAVESAAEAFGDWRGVPGIERAALMHDFATRLRGKAMAVARRLTLEGGKPLIENLDEVEWCAACFDYYGELARDQGGKVPSPVFRHQINFVRKEPYGVVVAIVPWNYPLLLLTWKLAPALAAGNTVVIKPSNETPLSTLMLAEDLGIFGKGVVNILTGFGTEVGDPLVVHPDVQLIAFTGSIATGKAISTAAAPHLKKLNLELGGNDPFIVCDDVDLEVAARGAVWAAFLNMGQVCTSGERFYVFERVYEEFTKKFVALAKKLRLGNPMGPDIDCGPLIREAHRKQIEARIEEAVSQGARVMCGGRRPPALKKGYFFEPTVLTNVSHKMSIMKSETFGPIAPIMPVKGIEEAVRLADDSEYGLGANIYTNNLEYAMYAMENVHAGTFWINDPLTDNDAAPFGGMRKSGIGRELGIEGLDAFREPKHVHMDYKIEAKPYWYPYRWSDLK; from the coding sequence ATGCAGCGCATGTGGATCGACGGCCAATGGACCGGGAGCGTCTCGAAGAAGTGCTTCCCGATCGACAATCCCGCCACCGAAGAGATCATCGACGAAGTGCCGCGCGCCAATGCCCAAGACGCCGATCTGGCGGTGGAGTCCGCCGCCGAGGCGTTCGGCGACTGGCGCGGCGTCCCCGGAATCGAGCGGGCGGCCCTCATGCACGACTTCGCCACGCGCCTGCGGGGGAAGGCGATGGCGGTGGCGCGGCGGCTCACCCTCGAGGGAGGGAAGCCGCTCATCGAGAACCTGGACGAGGTCGAATGGTGCGCCGCCTGCTTCGATTACTACGGCGAGCTGGCGCGCGACCAGGGGGGAAAGGTCCCCTCGCCGGTCTTCCGGCACCAGATCAACTTCGTCCGCAAGGAGCCGTACGGCGTCGTCGTCGCCATCGTCCCCTGGAACTACCCGCTCCTCCTCCTGACCTGGAAGCTGGCGCCGGCCCTGGCGGCGGGCAACACCGTCGTCATCAAGCCGTCGAACGAGACCCCTCTGTCGACCCTGATGCTGGCCGAGGATCTCGGGATCTTCGGCAAGGGGGTCGTGAACATCCTCACCGGCTTCGGGACCGAGGTCGGCGATCCCCTGGTCGTGCATCCCGACGTCCAGCTCATCGCCTTCACGGGGAGCATCGCCACCGGCAAGGCGATATCGACGGCCGCGGCGCCCCACCTCAAGAAGCTGAACCTCGAGCTGGGCGGCAACGACCCGTTCATCGTCTGCGACGACGTCGATCTCGAGGTCGCGGCGCGCGGCGCCGTCTGGGCGGCGTTCCTCAACATGGGGCAGGTCTGCACCTCGGGGGAGCGCTTCTACGTGTTCGAGAGGGTCTATGAGGAGTTCACGAAGAAGTTCGTCGCCCTGGCGAAGAAGCTGAGGCTCGGGAACCCGATGGGGCCGGACATCGACTGCGGGCCGCTCATCCGCGAGGCGCACCGGAAGCAGATCGAGGCCAGGATCGAGGAGGCGGTGTCGCAGGGGGCCCGGGTGATGTGCGGCGGGCGGCGGCCGCCGGCCCTCAAGAAGGGGTACTTCTTCGAGCCCACCGTCCTGACGAATGTCAGCCATAAGATGTCGATCATGAAGTCCGAGACGTTCGGCCCGATCGCCCCGATCATGCCTGTCAAGGGAATCGAAGAAGCCGTGCGCCTGGCGGACGACTCGGAGTACGGCCTGGGGGCGAACATCTACACCAACAATCTCGAATACGCCATGTACGCGATGGAGAATGTCCACGCGGGAACGTTCTGGATCAACGATCCGTTGACAGACAATGACGCCGCACCGTTCGGCGGCATGCGCAAGAGCGGCATCGGCCGGGAGCTCGGCATCGAGGGGCTGGACGCCTTCCGGGAGCCGAAGCACGTCCACATGGACTACAAGATCGAGGCGAAGCCGTACTGGTACCCTTACCGCTGGAGCGACCTCAAGTAA
- a CDS encoding aminotransferase class III-fold pyridoxal phosphate-dependent enzyme, which yields MKLPIERDLTRAEQEAIAAEGIDNWNAYLRRFPKTRDRDRDRAQVEWSGEGSVIRNIYGDEYIDCLGGYGIFSLGHRHPEVVRAVKDQLDRMPLHSQYLVNPITAEAGRRLAEVAPGGLKRTFFCNSGTEAVEGALKLARLYTKKRGFISTENSFHGKSMGSLSVTGRPVFREPFQPLLQDVSFVPYGDAAAIDKAMRKDTAAVILEPVQGEGGVIVPPDDYWPRVRETCTRNGVLLIADEVQTGLGRTGALFGVNHWNVVPDILCLAKALSGGVVPCGSFTTTDEIFASFHANPMWHSSTFGNNPLAATAAAKAIEITVRDRLSERSARLGALLLDRLRSLQRKHPWAIDEVRGKGLLIGIEMRDEALGATVTEVLYEKRVLVAYALNRPRVIRVEPPLNIPEELLDRLVESLDAALAGRNG from the coding sequence GTGAAGCTGCCGATCGAACGCGACCTGACCCGCGCCGAGCAGGAGGCGATCGCCGCGGAGGGGATCGACAACTGGAACGCCTACCTGCGCCGCTTCCCGAAGACACGCGACCGTGACCGCGATCGCGCCCAGGTCGAGTGGAGCGGCGAGGGCTCGGTGATCCGGAACATCTACGGCGACGAGTACATCGACTGTCTCGGCGGTTACGGGATCTTCTCCCTGGGGCACCGGCACCCGGAAGTGGTGCGCGCCGTCAAGGACCAGCTCGACCGGATGCCGTTGCACAGCCAGTACCTGGTCAACCCGATCACGGCCGAGGCGGGGCGCCGGCTCGCCGAGGTGGCCCCCGGCGGACTGAAGCGGACCTTCTTCTGCAACAGCGGCACCGAGGCGGTGGAGGGGGCCCTCAAGCTCGCGCGCCTGTACACGAAGAAACGAGGATTCATCTCGACCGAGAACTCGTTCCACGGCAAGTCGATGGGCAGCCTGTCGGTCACCGGCCGCCCGGTGTTCCGCGAGCCGTTCCAGCCGCTCCTGCAGGACGTGTCGTTCGTGCCGTACGGGGACGCCGCGGCCATCGACAAGGCGATGCGGAAGGACACCGCCGCCGTCATCCTCGAGCCGGTGCAGGGGGAGGGGGGCGTCATCGTGCCCCCCGACGACTACTGGCCGCGCGTCCGCGAGACCTGCACCAGGAACGGCGTCCTCCTGATCGCGGACGAGGTGCAGACCGGGCTCGGCCGCACCGGCGCCTTGTTCGGGGTGAACCATTGGAACGTCGTGCCGGACATCCTCTGCCTGGCGAAGGCGCTGTCCGGCGGAGTCGTCCCCTGCGGCTCGTTCACGACGACGGACGAGATCTTCGCGTCGTTCCACGCCAACCCGATGTGGCACTCGTCGACGTTCGGGAACAACCCGCTCGCGGCCACCGCCGCCGCCAAGGCGATCGAGATCACCGTGCGCGACCGCCTGAGCGAGCGCTCCGCCCGCCTCGGCGCCCTCCTCCTGGACCGGCTTCGATCGCTGCAACGCAAGCATCCGTGGGCGATCGACGAAGTCCGGGGGAAGGGTCTGCTCATCGGCATCGAGATGCGCGACGAGGCGCTCGGGGCCACGGTCACCGAGGTGCTCTACGAGAAGCGCGTCCTGGTCGCCTATGCCCTGAACCGGCCGCGGGTCATCCGCGTCGAGCCGCCGCTCAACATCCCGGAAGAGCTCCTCGACCGCCTGGTCGAGTCGCTGGACGCGGCCCTCGCGGGCCGGAACGGCTGA
- a CDS encoding putrescine aminotransferase → MRSKGGSGGGDVVLLSNVRLASAGKPAGNGARKGDPPPTVTMKVAPRSADPMPVSAPEKRAAVRKSLKAAAKARARRGARRFTAEKVIKESQRWLNIIANANKLNLARKKTVVKETVKSFNAYFNSGFLEYRKSVAEAEQYAAIEWTGQGSYIEDIMGRQYIDCLGGFGIYSAGVRHPKIVEAVRSQLDRMPLSSQELLDPLRGALAELLGEIAPGNLQKCFFINNGTDAVEGAMKLARLYTEKSGFISTIRGFHGKSYGSLSLMGKAEYRVAFEPLLQDVYFVEFGDADEVEWQLKKARDVGLDIAAVVAEPVQGEAGAIVPPDDYWPRLREICDEYDVLLIADEVQTGMGRTGKLFGVEHWDVIPDIMCLGKALGGGVMPLSAFISTPEIWKVLEANPFLHSSTFGGNPLACAAGIAAINVTLEEDLPGQAAVSGEYFLAGLRDIQSRYPEHLVDVRGKGLLIGVEFDNTEFGYSVAAGLFRRGVLVAGTLLNAKTIRIEPALSIPRKLIDEVLGHLDDTLKSLS, encoded by the coding sequence ATGAGATCGAAGGGGGGGAGCGGCGGCGGAGACGTGGTGCTCCTGTCGAACGTCCGCCTGGCGTCCGCCGGCAAGCCGGCCGGCAACGGCGCCCGCAAGGGGGATCCGCCGCCGACGGTGACGATGAAGGTGGCCCCGCGGAGCGCCGACCCGATGCCGGTGAGCGCTCCTGAGAAACGCGCCGCCGTCCGCAAGAGCCTGAAGGCGGCTGCCAAGGCGAGGGCGCGACGCGGCGCGCGGCGCTTCACGGCCGAAAAGGTCATCAAGGAGTCGCAGCGCTGGCTCAACATCATCGCCAACGCCAACAAGCTGAACCTGGCCAGGAAGAAGACCGTCGTCAAGGAGACGGTCAAGTCGTTCAACGCCTATTTCAACTCCGGATTCCTGGAGTACCGCAAGTCGGTGGCGGAGGCCGAGCAGTACGCCGCGATCGAATGGACCGGCCAGGGCTCCTACATCGAAGACATCATGGGGCGGCAGTACATCGACTGCCTGGGCGGCTTCGGGATCTACAGCGCCGGCGTCCGTCACCCGAAGATCGTCGAGGCGGTGCGCAGCCAGCTCGATCGGATGCCGTTGTCCAGCCAGGAGCTGCTCGACCCCCTGCGCGGGGCGCTGGCGGAGCTCCTGGGGGAGATCGCCCCCGGCAATCTCCAGAAGTGCTTCTTCATCAATAACGGCACCGACGCGGTCGAAGGGGCGATGAAGCTGGCCCGGCTCTACACGGAGAAGTCCGGATTCATCTCCACGATCCGTGGTTTTCATGGCAAGTCGTACGGATCGCTGTCGCTCATGGGCAAGGCGGAGTACCGGGTGGCCTTCGAGCCTCTCCTGCAGGACGTCTATTTCGTGGAGTTCGGCGACGCCGACGAGGTCGAGTGGCAGCTCAAGAAGGCGCGCGACGTGGGGCTGGACATCGCGGCCGTGGTGGCCGAGCCGGTGCAGGGGGAGGCGGGGGCGATCGTACCCCCCGACGACTACTGGCCGCGCCTGAGGGAGATCTGCGACGAGTACGACGTCCTCCTGATCGCCGACGAGGTGCAGACCGGCATGGGGCGCACCGGCAAGCTGTTCGGGGTCGAGCACTGGGACGTGATCCCGGACATCATGTGCCTGGGGAAGGCGCTCGGGGGCGGGGTGATGCCGCTGTCCGCCTTCATCTCGACGCCGGAGATCTGGAAAGTCCTTGAGGCCAACCCGTTCCTGCACTCGTCGACCTTCGGCGGCAATCCGCTCGCCTGCGCCGCCGGGATCGCCGCGATCAATGTGACCCTGGAAGAGGACCTGCCGGGCCAGGCCGCCGTGTCGGGGGAGTACTTCCTGGCGGGGCTGCGCGACATCCAGTCCCGCTACCCCGAGCACCTCGTCGACGTGCGCGGCAAGGGGCTCCTGATCGGCGTCGAGTTCGACAACACCGAGTTCGGCTACTCCGTGGCGGCCGGGCTGTTCCGTCGCGGCGTCCTGGTGGCCGGCACGCTCCTGAACGCCAAGACGATCCGGATCGAGCCGGCTCTGTCGATCCCCAGGAAGCTGATCGACGAGGTCCTGGGGCATCTCGACGACACGCTGAAGAGCCTTTCGTGA